One window of Oncorhynchus masou masou isolate Uvic2021 chromosome 28, UVic_Omas_1.1, whole genome shotgun sequence genomic DNA carries:
- the LOC135517606 gene encoding tyrosine-protein kinase JAK2-like isoform X4 produces MYCSLFGLMRESDRMWFPPNHILKLDESANEMLLFRVRYYFPGWYNNRVSCAHRYGVNKGLESPVLDDTVMSYLFAQWRSDFVDGWVSIPVNHEAQEECLGMAVLDMMRMAKESSQAPVDIFNDTSYKSFLPKDIRARIQEYHFVTRKRIRHRFKKFIQQFCQCNATARDLKLKYLANLEMLQPALYSECFRVTEPSAGEVTIVVTGNNGIQWSQGKDMEIETGFQTYCDFPEVIDISIKQANKGGAIESRIVTINRQDHQTLELEFRSLSEALSFVSLVDGYYRLIADSHHYLCKETAPPKLLEAIQSYCHGPVSMEFATSKLRRSGNHKGLYILRSSPKDYNKYFLTFVVGQSDSLVEFKHCQIVKTDQGEYVLSGAKKSFSSLRELLHCYQKEALRSDGYIFKFTKCCPPKAKDKSNLLVCRGNQGAEVPLSPSLHRHISQMVFHKIRKEDLVIKDSLGQGTFTKIFCGVRKELGDYGEIHQMDVIVKILDKAHRNYSESFFEAASMMSQLSHKHMLLNYGVCVCGEENMMVQEYVKLGSLDTYLKKNKSSVNITWKLEVAKQLAWAMHYLEDKNLIHGNVCAKNVLLIREEDKKTGNPPFIKLSDPGISITVLPKDVLVERIPWVPPECIEVPRHLTLATDKWAFGTTLWEICSGGDKPLSTLDCSKKCLFYEDRHQLPAPKWTELANLINSCMDYEPSNRPSFRAIIRDLNSLFTPDYELLVESDMVPNRTRGFGFPGTFENQEPALFEERHLIFLKQLGKGNFGSVEMCRYDPLLDNTGEVVAVKKLQHSTAEHLRDFEREIEILKSLQHDNIVKYKGVCYSAGRRNLHLIMEYLPYGSLRDYLVKNKDRFDYKKLLLYASQICKGMDYLATKRYIHRDLATRNILVESELRVKIGDFGLTKVLPQDKDYYTVREPGESPIFWYAPESLTESKFSVGSDVWSFGVVLYELYTHSDKDCSPPAVFMDKMGRDKQGQMIVYHLIDLLKRGYRLPAPQGCPEEIHNMMTECWNGDPGLRPTFKKLAQSVDTFRDSEEG; encoded by the exons tggcGTAGTGACTTTGTGGATGGCTGGGTCAGTATCCCAGTAAACCATGAGGCCCAGGAGGAGTGTCTTGGCATGGCTGTGTTGGATATGATGAGGATGGCTAAGGAGAGCAGCCAGGCTCCTGTGGACATCTTCAACGACACCAG CTATAAGTCATTCCTGCCCAAGGACATACGTGCCCGTATCCAGGAGTACCACTTTGTGACCCGGAAAAGGATCCGCCATCGCTTCAAGAAGTTCATCCAGCAGTTCTGCCAGTGTAATGCCACCGCTCGCGATCTCAAGCTCAAATACCTGGCAAATCTGGAGATGCTGCAGCCAGCCCTCTACTCCGAGTGCTTCCGGGTCACAGAGCCCTCGGCTGGAGAGGTTACCATCGTCGTCACGGGTAACAATGGAATTCAGTGGTCCCAGGGGAAGGATATGGAGATAGAAACG GGTTTCCAGACGTACTGTGATTTCCCCGAGGTTATAGACATCAGCATTAAGCAGGCCAACAAGGGCGGTGCTATCGAGAGTCGTATCGTCACCATCAACAGACAGGACCATCAGACTCTG GAGCTGGAGTTCCGTTCCCTGTCCGAGGCTCTGTCCTTTGTGTCCTTGGTGGATGGCTACTACCGGCTCATAGCAGACTCCCACCACTACCTGTGTAAAGAGACGGCGCCCCCTAAGCTGCTGGAGGCCATTCAGAGCTACTGTCACGGCCCGGTTTC GATGGAGTTTGCGACCAGTAAGCTGCGACGGTCTGGGAATCATAAGGGTCTGTACATCCTCCGCAGCAGCCCTAAGGACTACAACAAATACTTCCTGACCTTTGTAGTGGGG CAGAGTGACAGCCTGGTGGAGTTTAAgcactgccagatagtgaagacagaccagggagagtaCGTCCTCTCTGGGGCTAAGAAGAGCTTCAGCTCTCTAAGGGAGCTGCTCCACTGCTACCAGAAGGAGGCGCTGCGCTCTGACGGATACATCTTCAAGTTCACCAAGTGCTGCCCACCAAAGGCTAAAG ACAAGTCTAACCTGTTGGTCTGCAGGGGTAACCAGGGTGCTGAGGtgccgctctccccctccctccacagaCACATTAGCCAGATGGTGTTCCACAAGATACGCAAGGAGGACCTTGTCATC AAAGATAGTCTGGGTCAGGGAACGTTCACTAAGATCTTCTGTGGCGTGAGGAAGGAGCTTGGGGACTATGGAGAGATTCACCAGATGGACGTCATTGTCAAGATCCTGGACAAGGCCCATCGCAACTACTCCGAG TCGTTCTTTGAAGCCGCCAGTATGATGAGCCAGCTGTCCCATAAGCACATGCTCCTCAACTATGGCGTGTGTGTCTGCGGGGAGGAAA ACATGATGGTGCAGGAGTATGTGAAGCTTGGCTCCCTGGATACATACCTGAAGAAGAATAAGAGCTCTGTGAACATCACCTGGAAGCTAGAGGTGGCCAAGCAGCTAGCCTGGGCTATGCATTACCTG GAGGATAAGAACCTGATCCATGGAAACGTGTGTGCCAAGAACGTCCTGTTGATCCGAGAGGAGGACAAGAAGACTGGGAACCCTCCCTTCATCAAACTGAGTGACCCTGGAATCAGCATCACTGTCCTGCCCAAAGATG TCTTGGTGGAGCGTATCCCCTGGGTGCCTCCAGAGTGTATAGAGGTGCCTAGACACCTGACTCTGGCCACGGATAAGTGGGCCTTCGGCACAACCCTGTGGGAGATCTGTAGTGGAGGAGACAAACCACTCAGCACACTGGACTGCTCCAAG AAATGCCTGTTCTATGAGGACCGCCACCAGCTGCCTGCTCCGAAGTGGACAGAGCTGGCCAATCTCATCAACAGCTGTATGGACTATGAGCCCTCCAACAGACCTTCCTTTAGAGCTATCATCAGAGACCTCAACAGCCTCTTCACTCCTG acTACGAGTTGCTGGTGGAGAGTGACATGGTGCCCAACAGGACCAGAGGGTTTGGGTTCCCAGGGACTTTTGAGAACCAGGAGCCCGCTCTGTTTGAAGAGAGACATCTCATCTTCCTCAAGCAGCTGGGGAAG ggtaaCTTTGGCAGTGTGGAGATGTGTAGGTACGATCCTCTGCTCGACAACACAGGGGAGGTGGTGGCAGTCAAGAAGCTGCAGCACAGCACAGCCGAACACCTCCGAGACTTTGAACGGGAGATCGAGATCCTCAAGTCCCTCCAGCATGATAACATCGTCAAGTACAAGGGAGTGTGCTACAGCGCTG GTCGGAGGAACCTGCATCTGATCATGGAGTACCTCCCCTACGGCAGTCTGAGAGACTACCTCGTCAAGAACAAGGATCGCTTCGACTACAAGAAACTCCTGCTCTACGCCTCACAGATCTGCAAG GGCATGGACTACCTGGCGACCAAGCGCTACATCCACAGAGACCTGGCCACCCGTAACATCCTGGTAGAGAGTGAGCTGAGGGTGAAGATAGGAGACTTTGGGCTCACCAAGGTCCTGCCTCAGGACAAGGACTACTACACCGTCAGAGAGCCGGGAGAGAGCCCCATCTTCTG GTATGCCCCCGAGTCGCTGACCGAGAGCAAGTTTTCAGTGGGCTCTGACGTGTGGAGCTTTGGAGTGGTCCTGTACGAGCTGTACACCCACAGCGACAAGGACTGCAGTCCTCCAGCC gTGTTCATGGATAAGATGGGCCGTGACAAGCAGGGTCAGATGATAGTGTATCACCTCATTGATCTCCTTAAGAGAGGATACAGACTCCCTGCTCCCCAGGGCTGTCCTGAGGAG ATCCACAACATGATGACAGAGTGCTGGAATGGTGATCCAGGTCTGCGGCCCACCTTCAAGAAGTTAGCCCAGAGTGTGGACACGTTTCGGGACAGTGAAGAGGGCTGA